A genomic region of Tsukamurella pulmonis contains the following coding sequences:
- a CDS encoding sulfurtransferase, translating to MAIETDPSAELQDYAHPERLVTADWLSGHLGVPGLKVIESDEDVLLYDIGHIPTAQKVDWHLHLNDPVTRDYITGEQFAELMRSKGISRDDTVVIYGDKSNWWAAYALWVFTLFGHPDVRLLDGGRDKWISDARDVSLEQPEYPRSDYPVVPRDDSRIRAFADEVRADIGRRALVDVRSPQEYTGERTHMPDYPEEGALRGGHIPTAVSIPWAKAARQDGRFLPHADLLEVYGGLDPQAPVTAYCRIGERSSHTWFVLTHLLGFSDVRNYDGSWTEWGNTVRAPIVRGEEPGTAPGA from the coding sequence GTGGCTATCGAGACCGATCCGAGCGCGGAACTGCAGGACTACGCACACCCCGAGCGCCTCGTCACCGCGGACTGGCTGAGCGGGCACCTCGGTGTCCCCGGCCTGAAGGTGATCGAGTCCGACGAGGACGTGCTCCTCTACGACATCGGGCACATCCCGACGGCGCAGAAGGTGGACTGGCACCTGCACCTCAACGACCCGGTGACCCGGGACTACATCACCGGCGAACAGTTCGCGGAACTCATGCGCAGCAAGGGGATCAGCCGCGACGACACCGTCGTCATCTACGGCGACAAGTCCAATTGGTGGGCCGCGTACGCGCTGTGGGTGTTCACGCTCTTCGGGCACCCGGACGTGCGCCTGCTCGACGGCGGCCGCGACAAGTGGATCAGCGACGCCCGCGACGTCTCGCTCGAGCAGCCCGAGTACCCGCGCAGCGACTATCCGGTCGTCCCGCGGGACGACTCGCGCATCCGCGCCTTCGCGGACGAGGTGCGCGCCGACATCGGGCGGCGGGCACTGGTCGATGTGCGCTCGCCGCAGGAGTACACGGGCGAGCGCACCCACATGCCCGACTACCCGGAGGAGGGCGCCCTGCGCGGCGGCCACATCCCCACGGCCGTGTCGATCCCGTGGGCGAAGGCGGCCCGGCAGGACGGGCGCTTCCTCCCCCACGCCGACCTGCTCGAGGTGTACGGCGGACTGGACCCGCAGGCGCCCGTCACGGCCTACTGCCGCATCGGCGAGCGCTCGAGCCACACCTGGTTCGTCCTCACGCACCTGCTCGGCTTCTCGGACGTCCGCAACTACGACGGTTCCTGGACCGAGTGGGGCAACACCGTCCGGGCGCCCATCGTGCGGGGCGAGGAGCCGGGCACGGCTCCGGGCGCATGA